One window of Trichoderma breve strain T069 chromosome 3, whole genome shotgun sequence genomic DNA carries:
- a CDS encoding WD domain, g-beta repeat domain-containing protein — protein sequence MSSPDELARDTPPPYKRRRTGDTPSPRSSSPDVLAGDPDDFRPPRRVSQRGGGLSQSPTKAQYLNDFSRSQTPSRPPSELARRSRSASSSGSRTRSQSPVHSTPSPSRTPRSQHRSRSPTSTTQSRSESSSPEPQQLTPPREPLKPNYRARLVLRGHTKAVSQVRISPNGRFIASASADATVKIWDANTGAHMDTLVGHMAGVSCVAWTPDSNTLASGSDDKAIRLWDRVTGRPKTTARKSAGQEMAPLRGHHNYIHCLAFSPKGNILASGSYDEAVFLWDVRAGRLMRSLPAHSDPVSGIDFCRDGTLVVSCSTDGLIRVWDTMTGQCLRTLVHEDNPAVTNVCFSPNGRFILAFNLDNCIRLWDYISGSVKKTYQGHCNQSFAIGGCFGVLDGEAFIASASEDGDVILWDVKNKEVLQRVHGHEGVCFWVDVHGETMATAGQDGSVRVYRHIKQSGEVNGNGTRELSKPPSQGMLQGELPIRQDDVKLEDAMS from the exons ATGAGCTCTCCCGACGAGCTGGCGAGGGACACGCCTCCGCCATACAAACGACGAAGGACCGGCGATACTCCGTCCCCGCGGTCGAGCTCTCCCGATGTATTGGCCGGGGATCCAGATGATTTCCGCCCGCCCAGGCGAGTGTCGCAGCGCGGCGGTGGCCTGAGCCAGAGCCCAACCAAGGCGCAGTATCTCAACGACTTCTCTCGGTCGCAGACGCCGTCGCGGCCTCCCTCGGAGTTGGCTCGTCGGTCGCGATCGGCGTCGAGTTCCGGGTCGAGGACGCGCTCGCAGTCGCCTGTCCACTCAACGCCGTCTCCCTCAAGAACCCCTCGATCTCAACACCGCTCACGCTCGCCCACGTCTACAACCCAGTCGAGATCAGAatcctcttctccagaaCCACAGCAGCTCACTCCTCCTAGAGAACCGCTCAAGCCAAATTACAGGGCGCGCCTCGTGCTACGCGGACACACCAAGGCGGTTTCTCAGGTTCGCATTTCTCCGAACGGCCGCTTCATTGCTTCTGCGTCCGCCGACGCGACTGTCAAGATATGGGATGCCAACACGGGGGCACATATGGACACATTGGTTGGCCACATGGCTGGCGTAAGCTGCGTCGCGTGGACTCCGGACAGCAATACACTGGCGAGCGGCTCCGATGACAAGGCAATCCGGCTATGGGATCGAGTCACAGGGCGACCGAAGACGACAGCTCGGAAATCGGCGGGGCAGGAGATGGCACCGTTGCGAGGACATCACAATTACATTCACTGCCTGGCCTTTTCACCAAAAGGCAACATTTTGGCCAGCGGGTCATATGACGAAGCTGTATTCCTTTGGGACGTACGGGCTGGACGGTTGATGCGGAGTCTCCCCGCCCACAGCGACCCGGTATCAGGCATCGACTTTTGCCGAGATGGCACTCTGGTCGTCAGTTGCTCAACGGACGGATTGAT CCGTGTATGGGACACAATGACCGGTCAGTGTTTACGAACTCTAGTCCACGAAGACAACCCGGCCGTAACCAACGTTTGCTTCTCTCCCAACGGCCGGTTCATCCTTGCCTTCAACCTCGACAATTGCATTCGCTTATGGGACTACATTTCCGGTAGCGTCAAAAAGACGTACCAAGGCCATTGCAATCAGAGCTTCGCTATTGGTGGTTGTTTTGGTGTCCTCGATGGCGAGGCGTTCATCGCCTCCGCGAGCGAGGACGGAGATGTTATACTCTGGGATGTCAAGAACAAAGAGGTGCTGCAGCGAGTGCATGGTCACGAGGGTGTGTGTTTCTGGGTGGACGTCCACGGCGAGACGATGGCGACTGCGGGGCAGGACGGCTCGGTCAGGGTGTATCGGCATATCAAGCAGTCTGGTGAGGTCAACGGAAACGGGACAAGGGAACTGTCAAAGCCTCCCAGTCAGGGGATGCTCCAGGGAGAGCTACCAATACGGCAGGATGATGTGAAGCTGGAGGATGCTATGAGCTGA
- a CDS encoding cytidine and deoxycytidylate deaminase zinc-binding region domain-containing protein: MSTNPPIHSGADAAQIASTCAQLNITTTEFAELQRRATAAKATAYCRYSRFRVGATLLCADDAGEVVYVPGANVENASYPVGTCAERVAFGTAVTSGIRTFRAIAVATDISPPASPCGMCRQFIREFCSLQTPVIMFDKNSDYVVMTIEQLLPMSFGPEALPPPGASGY; encoded by the exons ATGTCCACCAACCCGCCCATCCACTCCGGCGCCGACGCGGCCCAGATCGCCTCAACCTGCGCACagctcaacatcaccaccaccgagTTCGCCGAGCTGCAGCGCCGCGCGACGGCAGCAAAGGCCACCGCGTACTGCCGCTACAGCCGGTTCCGCGTGGGCGCGACGCTGCTGTGCGCCGACGACGCCGGAGAAGTCGTCTATGTGCCGGGTGCCAACGTGGAGAACGCGTCGTATCCCGTCGGGACGTGCGCCGAGCGGGTGGCCTTTGGGACGGCGGTGACGAGCGGCATCAGGACGTTTCGGGCGATTGCTGTGGCGACGGATATTAGTCCGCCGGCGAGCCCGTGCGGGATGTGCAGGCAGTT CATCCGCGAGTTTTGCTCCCTGCAGACCCCCGTCATCATGTTTGACAAAAACTCCGACTACGTTGTCATGACAATAGAACAA cttcttcccATGTCGTTCGGCCCAGAGGCTCTCCCGCCTCCTGGCGCCTCGGGATATTGA